One genomic region from Colletotrichum lupini chromosome 7, complete sequence encodes:
- a CDS encoding cupin, whose translation MGIHINLYLPPASGKVVFTLTQYPTILRILDSDLAAHQAEHPTTAIQPLFPPLRRRTSRDRADHNGARQQTKEPPGYWKPAPSLARAPLAQACCLAGQPTVTMASLIPLINDLIPMIVPSSVSVTKATTLRPPNATLNPASANEADAVVSKSDKLCASDTILYMASGIGILLVSPGAGQDVKRHELSSGDFAFIPSWTEHQLLNESDQDTVWVITRSGSQPVTVGLTDWGGDRAK comes from the exons CTTCCGCCCGCCAGTGGGAAGGTTGTCTTCACCCTCACCCAATATCCTACAATTCTACGGATACTCGACTCGGATCTCGCTGCTCACCAAGCGGAACACCCAACTACGGCCATTCAACCTTTATTCCCCCCTCTCCGCAGGCGGACCAGCCGAGACCGGGCAGATCATAACGGAGCACGCCAGCAGACCAAGGAACCGCCGGGATATTGGAAACCCGCTCCCTCGCTCGCGCGCGCGCCCCTTGCTCAGGCTTGCTGCCTTGCAGGACAGCCGACAGTCACCATGGCGTCCCTGATCCCACTCATCAACGACCTGATACCCATGATCGTTCCCTCGTCGGTATCCGTCACCAAAGCGACCACCCTCCGCCCTCCCAATGCAACTCTGAATCCCGCTTCTGCCAACGAGGCCGATGCCGTTGTCAGCAAAAGCGATAAGCTCTGCGCCTCCG ATACCATTCTCTACATGGCTTCCGGGATCGGCATCTTGCTAGTTAGTCCTGGTGCAGGACAAGATGTAAAGCGGCACGAGCTGTCCTCGGGTGATTTTGCATTCATTCCGTCCTGGACAGAGCACCAACTACTCAACGAGTCAGATCAAGATACCGTGTGGGTCATTACTCGCAGCGGTTCCCAGCCGGTCACGGTAGGCTTGACGGATTGGGGAGGTGACCGGGCGAAGTAA
- a CDS encoding myb family transcription factor gives MYNQRMAMPQSAYYTMPSSSAPMQQQPQPTYESYAPVSAPPVSVPPMQHRASSGAWTPQDDQQLLAARSQGLNWGQIQTTYFPNKTPNACRKRHERLMERKGADDWDNRKLERLAKEYMSMRKEIWSGLAARTGEKWNVVEAKCMSNGLKNLQSAARAGARRERLESGQPLPPGYDDDSGISGLGLTPVDELDASYSSPETVSSGHSASGSSASAAGYMASLHHLQPMHAAQYGGYGHHAATGAHHGYTSSVSSNGSVNGGYGGHGQSQSPSPYLHPHGQRLPSVDMGIDAIINRPGGQQQQQM, from the exons ATGTACAACCAACGCATGGCCATGCCGCAGTCGGCCTACTACACCATgccctcctcctcggcccccatgcagcagcagccgcagCCCACGTACGAAAGCTACGCCCCGGTCTCTGCGCCCCCGGTTTCCGTACCCCCGATGCAACACCGCGCCTCTTCGGGAGCCTGGACCCCACAGGATGATCAGCAGCTGCTCGCGGCCCGCTCCCAGGGCCTCAACTGGGGCCAGATCCAGACCACCTATTTCCCCAACAAGACTCCCAACGCCTGCAGAAAGCGCCACGAGCGCCTGATGGAGCGCAAGGGTGCCGACGACTGGGACAATCGCAAGCTTGAACGCCTGGCCAAGGAGTACATGAGCATGAGAAAGGAGATCTGGTCCGGTCTCGCTGCTCGCACGGGAGAGAAGTGGAACGTCGTCGAGGCCAAG TGCATGTCGAACGGTCTCAAGAACCTACAAAGCGCAGCCCGCGCCGGGGCCAGACGGGAGCGCCTGGAGTCAGGGCAGCCACTACCACCAGGGTATGACGATGACAGCGGCATCAGCGGCCTCGGGTTAACCCCAGTTGACGAGCTAGACGCCTCCTACAGTAGCCCGGAGACCGTCTCCTCCGGACACTCCGCCAGCGGCAGCAGCGCCTCGGCCGCGGGCTACATGGCCTCCCTGCACCACCTCCAGCCCATGCACGCCGCCCAGTACGGCGGCTACGGCCACCACGCCGCCACCGGCGCCCACCACGGATACACCAGCTCCGTCTCCTCGAACGGCTCCGTCAACGGCGGATACGGCGGCCACGGCCAGTCTCAGTCTCCCAGTCCCTATCTTCACCCCCACGGACAGCGATTGCCGAGCGTGGATATGGGCATCGACGCCATCATCAACCGACCCGGCggtcagcagcagcagcagatgTGA
- a CDS encoding Cip2, translating to MALRASLFLLAGTALAMPADTLSARQADCGKAKTNIPAVNDAKLPDPFTFADGSKVTTKADWACRATEIQNAFEQYELGDFPPPPDKVEASLSDNTLTVKVTVGTKSISMTASVTKPSGTGPFPAIIGVGGASIPIPGTVAQITFGNDAFAAQNGQSSRGQGLFYTLFGQQHSAGALTAWAWGVGRLIDGLEQLGSSQTGIDTKRLGVTGCSRNGKGAFVVGALEKRIALTIPQESGSGGAACWRISDSEKSKGKNIQTSSQIVGENVWFSPLFNTWATRSSQVPEDHHLLAGLVAPRGLYVAENDIDWLGPVSTTGCMKAGRLIYQALGVPENMGFSLVGGHNHCSFPSGQNAELTQYINYFLLNSATKPSILERSTVNVNVKDYATWSAPTLT from the coding sequence ATGGCTCTGCGCGCCTCGCTTTTCCTCCTCGCCGGCACGGCCCTGGCCATGCCCGCCGACACTCTCTCCGCCCGGCAGGCCGACTGCGGCAAAGCAAAGACAAACATCCCAGCCGTCAACGACGCAAAGCTCCCAGACCCTTTTACCTTTGCCGACGGCTCCAAAGTCACAACAAAAGCCGACTGGGCCTGCCGCGCCACCGAAATCCAAAACGCCTTTGAGCAGTACGAGCTCGGAGACTTCCCCCCGCCCCCGGACAAGGTCGAGGCCTCCCTCTCGGACAACACCTTGACCGTCAAAGTCACCGTCGGCACAAAGAGCATCAGCATGACCGCCTCCGTCACGAAGCCCTCCGGCACGGGTCCCTTCCCCGCCATCATCGGCGTCGGCGGCGCAAGCATCCCCATCCCCGGCACCGTCGCGCAAATCACCTTTGGCAACGACGCCTTCGCCGCGCAAAACGGCCAAAGCAGCAGAGGCCAAGGCCTCTTCTACACCCTCTTCGGGCAGCAGCACAGCGCGGGCGCCTTAACGGCGTGGGCATGGGGCGTAGGCCGTCTCATCGACGGCCTCGAGCAGCTCGGTTCCTCCCAAACGGGCATCGACACAAAGAGGCTAGGCGTGACGGGCTGCTCGCGCAACGGCAAAGGCGCCTTCGTCGTCGGCGCGCTGGAGAAGCGCATCGCCCTCACGATCCCGCAGGAGTCGGGCTCGGGCGGCGCGGCGTGCTGGCGCATCTCGGACAGCGAAAAGTCCAAGGGGAAAAACATACAGACGTCGAGCCAGATCGTCGGGGAGAACGTCTGGTTCTCGCCCCTCTTCAACACGTGGGCGACGAGGTCGTCGCAGGTGCCCGAGGACCATCACCTGCTGGCCGGACTCGTCGCGCCGCGCGGGCTGTACGTGGCGGAGAACGATATCGACTGGCTGGGCCCCGTGTCGACGACGGGCTGCATGAAGGCCGGGAGGCTCATTTACCAGGCCCTCGGGGTGCCGGAGAATATGGGGTTCTCTTTGGTCGGCGGGCATAACCACTGCTCATTTCCGAGCGGGCAGAATGCCGAGTTGACGCAGTATATCAACTACTTCCTGCTCAACTCCGCGACCAAACCGTCGATTCTCGAGCGCAGCACCGTGAATGTCAACGTGAAGGACTATGCTACATGGTCGGCGCCGACGCTGACTTGA
- a CDS encoding kelch domain-containing protein, translating to MSGPGLTSNQSSAQGDLSRFSDSETEQDRSPPTTKTTSDILSGVYRGFKKFAPSRDGESRLTRQPSLSRLGLHSVSPSLTSSPSPPTSSTPTPVPNSSKNRPAQQLQHGRSLSLQSSLAKPLPEPPASFPSPTGPEAPPAHYNLGGLGAIEEAPADDMYSRTSTMDSSASAERAQMYSGGSGYNADMASSQSSLASSSRQDGADDNNNREPPNLTPRSNGPLSAGPSPSSNQSSNQQRTPASAVGTPTASSSSAHLSGLMCNVHRTTGREPHPLVGATTTILGDKLYVFGGRILSRSRPAPLTSDLYELDLIRRHWSKLETTGDIPPPRYFHSVCPLGDTKLVCYGGMSPTPNQANAGPDQQPQVTVMSDIYIYDIPTRKWTYIPTQDPPQGRYAHCACILPSSASFASHKAPLSALQHNPSSGNPNEGRIGINIDGTGGAEMVVVGGQDGANHYIEQISVFNLRSLKWTAIEPLDKSCGAYRSVVAPLPPSVTARIGKSSVNGYQREGGISQEAREPGSSMLIYSNYNFLDVKLELQIRSSDGTLTEKPMSGSYSPPGLRFPNGGVIDTYFVVSGTYLTSSKQEYALWALDLKTLTWSRIDAGGAVFSQGSWNRGVLWNRRNTFVILGNRKRSLVDDYNHRRINFSNVCMVELEAFGFYDNPRKTTPMSGFVSASSPYTSPGLSLARKAGTTAGGRFHSRAAEELGEKALAMRELSDMDILCLHGERIPINSRMVARRWGPYFVQLLREGTATQDGSDAMTLRSGVNNPIRNSALTITPSRNTAESSTSMASTVLSSGSSAKAPSTAPTSASAASFSLPGSAGGVDPATVNSAPTPRSLPPNSRPRCLYLPHTYLTVQALLHFLYTSSLPPPSSPLCTPPILCSLLQIARPYRIDGLLEAVVERLHALLDSRNAAAVFNATAMAAGGGRGIDGSLNPNFFVPLDAMGSPLFPSEDSQNGSGGADGLSSRTAALRINTAMSSGRPSSDELSATTSVSGSEWSSEIGDSERGGMREVWGGELSSVIGLQKRGLRGLMEGRRMRERTGTNSGGSMSAGVGPYGGGGGGQGRVGLGIAGP from the coding sequence ATGTCTGGCCCGGGACTAACCTCGAACCAGTCTTCCGCGCAGGGCGATCTCTCGCGCTTTTCCGATTCGGAGACGGAGCAGGACAGATCTCCTCCTACAACCAAAACGACTTCAGATATCCTCTCGGGCGTGTATCGCGGCTTCAAAAAGTTCGCCCCGAGTCGAGACGGCGAATCGAGGCTGACAAGACAGCCGTCACTTTCTCGCTTGGGTCTGCACAGCGTCTCGCCAAGCTTGACCTCGTCGCCCTCTCCCCCCACCTCTTCGACGCCGACACCCGTTCCAAACTCGTCCAAAAATCGCCCGGCCCAGCAGCTCCAGCATGGGAGGAGTCTGAGCCTACAGAGCAGCCTCGCCAAACCACTACCCGAACCGCCAGCGTCGTTTCCTTCTCCTACGGGGCCTGAAGCACCTCCTGCACATTACAATTTGGGGGGTCTCGGTGCCATCGAGGAAGCTCCGGCCGATGATATGTATAGTCGTACCAGTACGATGGACTCTAGCGCCTCAGCGGAACGAGCTCAGATGTACAGCGGCGGATCAGGATACAACGCCGACATGGCCAGCAGCCAGAGTAGCTTAGCAAGCTCCTCGAGACAAGATGGAGccgacgataataataatagggaacCACCAAACTTGACTCCGCGGAGCAACGGTCCCTTGTCAGCAGGCCCTTCTCCATCTTCCAACCAGTCTTCCAACCAACAAAGAACACCCGCGTCGGCGGTTGGTACACCCACTGCGTCCTCATCCTCGGCGCATCTATCCGGACTTATGTGCAATGTGCATAGGACGACAGGCAGGGAACCGCATCCGCTTGTCGGAGCTACAACAACTATACTAGGGGATAAACTTTATGTCTTTGGAGGAAGAATTCTGTCGCGGAGTCGCCCGGCTCCTCTGACATCCGATCTGTACGAGTTGGACTTGATCCGCAGGCATTGGTCGAAGCTGGAAACCACAGGCGATATACCACCGCCTCGATACTTCCACTCCGTGTGTCCATTAGGAGACACTAAGTTGGTATGCTATGGAGGCATGTCTCCCACACCAAATCAAGCGAACGCAGGCCCGGATCAGCAGCCACAGGTGACCGTCATGTCGGACATTTACATCTACGATATTCCCACCCGAAAGTGGACCTACATTCCAACCCAAGATCCCCCGCAAGGACGTTACGCCCACTGCGCCTGCATATTGCCTTCGTCGGCATCGTTCGCCTCGCACAAGGCGCCACTGTCGGCATTGCAGCACAATCCATCATCCGGCAACCCCAACGAAGGGAGGATAGGGATCAACATTGATGGAACCGGCGGTGCTGAAATGGTGGTGGTTGGTGGCCAGGATGGCGCAAACCACTACATTGAGCAAATTAGTGTTTTCAACCTTCGCAGCCTCAAGTGGACCGCTATCGAACCTCTCGACAAGAGCTGCGGCGCTTACAGAAGCGTCGTTGCTCCTTTACCCCCCTCTGTTACGGCACGAATTGGAAAGTCAAGCGTCAATGGATATCAACGGGAGGGCGGCATCAGCCAAGAAGCTCGTGAGCCTGGATCCTCAATGCTCATCTATTCAAACTACAACTTCCTGGACGTCAAGCTTGAACTACAAATCCGATCTTCAGACGGCACATTGACGGAGAAACCCATGTCGGGCTCTTACTCGCCCCCAGGGCTGCGGTTTCCGAACGGCGGCGTCATCGATACCTACTTTGTCGTGAGCGGCACATACCTGACGTCTTCGAAGCAGGAGTATGCGTTGTGGGCTCTTGACCTCAAGACATTGACCTGGTCGCGGATTGATGCGGGTGGTGCTGTCTTCAGCCAAGGCAGCTGGAACCGCGGTGTGCTTTGGAACCGCAGGAACACTTTTGTGATTCTTGGCAACCGGAAACGAAGTCTCGTCGATGATTATAACCATCGTCGTATCAACTTTTCCAATGTTTGCATGGTTGAGCTGGAAGCTTTTGGGTTCTACGACAACCCGAGAAAGACGACGCCCATGTCTGGCTTCGTATCAGCCAGTAGTCCTTACACTAGCCCGGGATTAAGTCTAGCTAGAAAAGCAGGAACTACGGCCGGTGGGCGCTTCCACTCCAGGGCGGCCGAGGAGCTTGGCGAAAAGGCACTGGCGATGCGGGAGCTTTCCGATATGGATATCCTATGCTTACACGGGGAGCGGATACCCATTAATTCTAGGATGGTGGCACGGCGATGGGGCCCCTACTTTGTGCAGCTGTTGCGAGAAGGGACGGCAACTCAGGATGGTAGCGATGCCATGACTCTTCGATCTGGAGTCAACAACCCCATCAGAAATTCCGCTCTCACAATCACCCCATCCCGCAACACAGCCGAAAGCTCGACGTCCATGGCCAGTACTGTGCTCTCATCCGGATCATCGGCAAAGGCCCCGAGTACAGCTCCGACCAGCGCCTCGGCAGCCTCGTTCTCCCTACCGGGCTCGGCCGGCGGTGTCGATCCCGCCACAGTCAACTCAGCCCCGACCCCGAGGTCTCTACCACCGAACTCGCGGCCTCGATGCTTGTACCTTCCTCACACCTATCTCACGGTGCAGGCCCTCCTGCACTTCCTCTACACGTCCTCACTGCCGCCTCCGTCATCGCCACTGTGCACACCTCCCATCTTGTGTTCACTTCTTCAAATCGCCCGCCCATACCGGATCGACGGGCTTCTCGAGGCAGTAGTCGAGCGCCTACACGCACTCTTGGACTCGAGAAACGCAGCCGCCGTCTTCAACGCGACGGCCATGGCCGCCGGTGGTGGCCGCGGCATCGACGGCTCCCTGAACCCCAACTTCTTCGTACCCTTGGACGCCATGGGTTCTCCACTGTTCCCCTCAGAAGACTCCCAAAACGGCAGCGGCGGGGCAGACGGTCTTTCTTCGCGCACTGCGGCGCTCCGTATCAACACCGCAATGTCCTCCGGTCGACCGTCTAGCGACGAACTCAGCGCCACGACGAGCGTCAGCGGGTCCGAATGGAGCTCCGAGATTGGCGACTCGGAGCGCGGCGGTATGCGCGAGGTCTGGGGAGGGGAGCTCAGCTCCGTCATCGGCCTGCAGAAGCGAGGCTTGCGAGGTCTTATGGAGGGTAGGAGGATGCGTGAGCGCACGGGGACGAATTCGGGCGGGAGTATGAGCGCTGGCGTGGGACCgtatggcggcggcggcggtgggcaAGGCCGCGTTGGCCTCGGGATCGCCGGGCCGTGA
- a CDS encoding protoheme IX farnesyltransferase, protein MRPAPTSLLRPRRLDNVCRQCVRKAFGATVPRGNSSSISSLPLITSRSASTTAAKAAPAVRLSASYFVSNSVLDRSNARPRPLGSRSSSASVAPSSSSSSSSTARSESTTPIDVNQDLPHRRRQAARRKAAAEAAAAAASSSPDVLPSQDASSALTSVAAQQPAHSARRIFSALLSLSKPRLSALVVLTAMAPYALYPVTDFLSPAITESPSLSPLTLLFLTTGTALCSASANSLNMLYEPKTDAKMSRTRNRPLVRNLISTRAAVLFAVTTAITGVGALYFGVNPTVAFLGGANIVIYAGMYTPMKAFSAANTWLGAVVGGIPPLMGWAAAAGETASGDGSWRELLFASDGSSIGGWLMASLLFAWQFPHFMALSWGIREEYKAAGLRMLAWTNPARNARVALRYSIAFIPICVGLCAAGVTEWSFAVTSLPVNAWLTREAVRFWKFEGHKGSARGLFWASVWHLPVVMVLALLQKKGMWSRVWNSVVGVDDDDEWEDDDELDEMPVTLPPPRG, encoded by the coding sequence ATGCGGCCAGCTCCCACTTCGCTCTTGCGCCCTCGCCGACTCGATAATGTCTGTCGCCAATGCGTTCGGAAAGCCTTTGGCGCTACCGTCCCGCGGGGCAACAGTAGTAGCATCAGCTCTCTGCCATTGATCACGAGCCGGTCCGCCTCGACGACGGCCGCAAAGGCAGCACCCGCAGTGCGTCTCAGCGCGAGCTACTTCGTCTCCAACAGCGTCCTCGACCGCTCCAATGCCCGGCCCAGACCCCTCGGCAGCCGGAGCTCCTCGGCTTCCGTAGCGCCATCGTCttcgtcttcctcctcctccaccgcGCGCTCCGAGTCGACGACACCAATCGACGTGAACCAAGACCTACCGCATCGTCGCCGCCAAGCTGCAAGACGCAAAGCCGCCGCCGAAGCCGCTGCCGCAGcagcctcctcctcgcccgATGTTCTCCCTTCTCAGGATGCCTCCTCCGCCCTCACCAGCGTCGCCGCCCAACAACCCGCGCACTCGGCCCGCCGTATCTTCTCCGCGCTCCTCTCCCTCTCGAAGCCCCGGCTCTCCGCCCTCGTCGTCCTGACCGCGATGGCGCCCTACGCCCTATACCCCGTCACCGACTTCCTCTCCCCGGCCATCACCGAGTCGCCCTCCCTGAGCCCGCTGACGCTCCTCTTCCTCACCACCGGCACCGCCCTCTGTTCCGCCTCTGCAAACTCTCTCAACATGCTCTACGAGCCCAAGACGGACGCAAAGATGTCGCGCACGCGAAACCGGCCCCTCGTCAGGAACCTCATCTCCACGCGCGCCGCCGTCCTCTTCGCCGTCACCACCGCCATCACTGGCGTGGGCGCCCTCTACTTTGGCGTCAACCCGACCGTCGCCTTCCTCGGCGGCGCCAACATTGTCATCTACGCGGGCATGTACACACCCATGAAGGCCTTCAGCGCTGCAAACACCTGGCTCGGCGCCGTCGTCGGCGGCATCCCCCCGCTCATGGGCtgggccgccgccgccggcgagACGGCTTCGGGCGACGGGTCCTGGCGGGAACTCTTGTTTGCCAGCGACGGCAGCTCCATCGGCGGCTGGCTCATGGCGAGCTTGCTCTTCGCGTGGCAGTTCCCGCACTTCATGGCGCTCTCGTGGGGTATCCGGGAGGAATACAAAGCCGCCGGGTTGCGGATGCTGGCGTGGACGAACCCGGCGCGCAACGCGCGCGTCGCGCTGCGGTACAGCATCGCCTTCATCCCCATCTGCGTCGGGCTCTGCGCGGCGGGCGTGACGGAGTGGAGTTTTGCCGTGACGAGCTTGCCCGTCAACGCGTGGCTTACGCGCGAGGCGGTGCGGTTCTGGAAGTTTGAGGGACACAAGGGGTCTGCGAGGGGTCTGTTCTGGGCGAGCGTGTGGCATTTGCCCGTCGTCATGGTGTTGGCGCTGCTGCAGAAGAAGGGCATGTGGAGCCGGGTGTGGAATAGCGTTGTTGGCGTAGACGATGATGACGAGTGGGAGGACGACGATGAGCTGGATGAGATGCCGGTTACGTTGCCTCCGCCGCGGGGATAG
- a CDS encoding AhpC/TSA family protein encodes MMYITDTMADQRPAPLRLGTVAPNFKADTTNGPIDFHDFIGDSWVVLFSHPEDYTPVCTTELGAFAKLEPDFSKRGVKLIGLSANTLGSHEGWIKDIDEVTGSKVAFPIIADKERKVALLYDMLDYQDTTNVDDKGIAFTIRSVFIIDPKKTIRTILSYPASTGRNSAEVLRIVDSLQTGDKHKITTPINWVPGDDVIVHPSIKTEQAKELFPEVRIVKPYLRFTPLPKEKATVA; translated from the exons ATGATGTACATA ACAGACACAATGGCTGACCAACGCCCCGCTCC CCTCCGCCTCGGCACCGTCGCCCCCAACTTCAAGGCCGACACCACCAACGGCCCCATCGACTTCCACGACTTCATCGGCGACAGCTGGGTCGTCCTCTTCTCCCACCCGGAGGACTACACCCCCGTCTGCACCACCGAGCTCGGCGCCTTCGCCAAGCTCGAGCCCGACTTCTCCAAGCGCGGCGTCAAGCTCATCGGCCTCTCCGCAAACACCCTCGGCTCCCACGAGGGCTGGATCAAGGACATTGACGAGGTCACCGGCTCAAAGGTCGCCTTCCCCATCATCGCCGACAAGGAGCGCAAGGTCGCCCTCCTCTACGACATGCTCGACTACCAGGACACCACAAACGTCGACGACAAGGGCATCGCCTTCACCATCCGCTCCGTCTTCATCATCGACCCCAAGAAGACCATCCGCACCATCCTCTCCTACCCGGCCTCCACCGGCCGCAACTCCGCCGAGGTCCTCCGCATCGTCGACTCCCTCCAGACCGGCGACAAGCACAAGATCACCACCCCCATCAACTGGGTCCCCGGCGACGACGTCATCGTCCACCCCTCCATCAAGACCGAGCAGGCCAAGGAGCTCTTCCCCGAGGTCCGCATCGTCAAGCCCTACCTGCGCTTCACCCCTTTACCCAAGGAGAAGGCCACCGTCGCCTAA